The following nucleotide sequence is from Tardiphaga alba.
CATCATGGCAACGCCACTCCCCAAAACATGCCTGTCACGGCACTTATCCTTGCGCGGCCGGCCGCGCCGATGGCGGAGCCTGAGCGGCTAATCAATGGAAACTGGCGTATCCGCGAGCCAAAAGGATGTCAACGCAATGGCTGAATCCGGAATCCGTGATTGATCAGCGGCTTTTCAGCCGTCATTGTGAGGAGCTCTTTGCGACGAAGCGTTCCAGTCCTTCTCGCTTGCGGCTTTCTGGATTGCTTCGTCGCTACGCTCCTCGCAATGACGGGAAGAGGTTCAGCGTTTCAGGCGCTCGTCCGGGGCATTCATCTGCAATGTATTCTGGATCGCCGACCGCAGCGTGGCGTGATCGCTGCGGTCCCAGTCCTTCATCCGGATATCGGCGAGCAGAGCCGCTGACTTGCCGAACACGACGATGCGGTCGCCGACCGACATGGCTTCTTCCAACTGATGCGTGATCAAGATCGCGGTCGAGCGGAATTCGCGCGCGAGATCGATGAAGGTCTGGCGCAGGTCATTGGCTGTGACTTCGTCGAGCGCGCTGAAGGATTCATCGGCGAGGAGGATTTCCGGCTGCACGGCAAAGGCCCGCGCGATGGCCACGCGCTGGCGCATACCGCCGGAGAGTTCGCGCGGATAGGCATTGGCAAAATTCGCAAGGCCGAGCCGGTTCAGCCAGAACATGGCGCGCTCCTGCTGGACGTCATCAGCGATGCCGATCAACTCCAGAGGAAGTTTTACGTTGTCGATGGCCGAGCGCCACGGAAACAGCCGGTCCTGCTGGAAGATCGTCGCGATCTTGCCGCGGAAGTCGTTGAAGTCGTCATAGGGCATCTTCGCGCCGATGGTGATGCTGCCCGAGGTGGGGTGTTCGAGGCCGATCAAGAGATCGAACAGCGTCGATTTTCCGCAGCCGGTCTTGCCGACGATGGCAACCAGTTCACCCGGCGCGATGCGCAGCGTGAGCTGATCGATGGCGACGATGGTTTCGCCCGTCGTCGTCTGGCGAAACACCTTTCGCAATCCTGCGATCTCGATGGGAGCCGATGCGCCGGTCATGCCCGCCACCTCAGTACACGGGTCTCGAACTGAACGATCAGCGCTTCGAGCAGGAACAGCAGCACGACCAGTACCAGCGTCCAGGCGAAGACGTCGGCGACGGAGAACAGCTCCTGTGCGACTGACAGGCGATGGCCGATGCCGGTGACGGCACCGACGAGTTCGGCGATGGTGACGACGCGGATGGCGAGGCTGAGCGTGATCTTCCAGCTGGTGAGGATGCCAGGCGTGATCGCCGGTAGCATCAGTTTATAGAAGAACTGGAATGGCGTCGGACGGAAGGAGCGGATCATCTGCTTCAGGTCGCGCGACACCTCGCGCATATTGTCGAGCGCATCCACGGTGAAGACCGGCGCGCAGACAACAACCAGCACGAAGATGATGCGGAATTCGACGCCCTTGAACCAGAGCACCGCGAACAGGATCCAGGACACGACGGGCACCGCCATCAGGATGCGGACCATCGGCCGCAGATAGCGCTCGACGCTGTCGGACAGATACATCAGCACGGCCACAAAGATGCCGATGATGAAAGAGACGAACAGCGCCAGCAACACGCGGCCGAGCGTGACTGCGACATCGATGGGCGTGATCTTCATGAGGCTTTCCCCGATCCGGCCAAGACCGGGGATCGCGAAGGCCGGGATGCCGAGCGACGGCGCCAGATAGGACATGCCCTGCCAGACCGCGGCGAAGAGCATGATCGAGATGATCGTCTCGCGCGGCAGGCTGGGCATCATCGACTTGCGACGCGGTTCCTCGAACGGCGTCGGGGTGCGTGCCTCGTCAGGGGGCATAGATGATCGCGTCGTCAGGCAGTTTTGGATGGAAGCCCGCGGCGACCGCGCGCTCGAACGTATCCCAGATGCTCTTCTTTTCAGCGGGATCCCAGGCTGGCTTGGCGTCAAACACCCAGCGCTTGGCATGGACGGCTTCCTTCAGGATCCCCGGCGGCAGCTTCACCGTTTCGACGGCGATCTTGTCGGCGCCATCGGGATCGGTCTGCAGATATTTCGTGACATCCGCGAGCGCCGCGACGAATTGCTTCGGTGCATTGGCGTTCTTCTTGATGCTGTCTTCGCGCATGGCATAGACGAGCTCCCAACCCGTGACGCCCGCCATCTCCTTCCAGGCATCATTGGCGTTGAAGATGATCTTCAGGCCGGCGTCCTCTTTCATCATCATGGTGGCGATCGGCTCGATGATCATCGCAGCATCGACGCGCGCAGCTGCGAGCTGGGCACGGGCGACGGCGAAGTTCGCATTCACCAGCGTCATGTCCTTGGTGAGGTCGATGCCCTTGGACTTTGCGTAGATCGACAGGATCTGGAATTGCCCGCTGCCCATATCGGCCGCGAGCTGCTTGCCCTTGAGGTCAGCAAGCGACTTGACCGCGGGATCCTTGCTGATGATCACGAGGTCGGCCAGCGTCGCGCCGGTGGCGACGATGCGCAGCGGCACGCCTTCGAGGCGGAGCTTCTGGAAATAGGTGGGGCCGCCGATCAGCGTGTCGATCTCGCCGGTGGCGAGGCCTGCATAATAAGCGGAGAAAGACGGATAGGTCTGCACTTCGGCTTCGAAACCATTCTTGGTATCGAATTTCTGCGCCTTCATGATGTTGACGATGATTGGTGCAAAGACTGGAAGCGTCAGGCTGCCGACGCGAATTTTCGGCAGTGCCTGCGCCGATGAAATTGTGATCTGTGTCGTGCCTAGCAGTGTAGCAGCGGTGCCCAAGGCAAAGGCGCGTCGTGAAAGTCCGGTCATAAACATCTCCCTCGAAATGGCGGCAAACGTTGTGGCGGTCAGCTTTTCGATCACTTTCATGCGGCAGTGCGGCATTCGTTTGTAAGCAAACGATATGCCAAAATTACATTCACTGAATCCTCTTGCTCACTTCAACTAACGCTACTAGCATTTTGTATGTGCGCAAATGAAATCTGCTTTTGGCTTTGCAGGAGGCGAACATGCCGCACCTCACGACGCCGGACGGAACGAAGCTCTATTATGAGGAGGTCGGCACCGGGAGTCCTGTGATTTTCGTGCATGAATATGCCGGCGATTATCGCACCTGGGAGCCGCAGCTCCGTTACTTCTCGCGCTCCTATCGCTGCGTCACCTATAGCCAGCGCGGCTATCCGCCATCGGATGTGCCGACAGATCCCGCCAAATACGGACAGGACATCGCGCGCAACGACGTGATCGCGCTGATGGATGGGCTGGGTATCGACAAGGCGCATGTCGTCGGTCACTCCATGGGCGCGTCAACAGCTCTGCATGTCGGCATTCATTTTCCCGACCGCTGTCTGTCGGTCACGGCGGCGAGCTGCGGCTATGGGTCAAGCCCCGATCCCGCCTTTGTCGAGCAGGGGCGAGCGGCGTCGCGCGAAACCGCAAAGATGTTCGAGACGGTGGATTGGCCGGAAGCGGCGGCGCGTTATGCCGACGGTGCGACGCGGCAGACGCATAAGAACAAGGACCCGCGCGGTTTTGCGGAATTCGCAAGAATGCTGGCAGATCACTCGCCGATCGGCCATGCGCTCACCATGCGCGAGCTACAGGCCAAACGGCCGATGCTGTGGGAGATGAAGCCGCAGCTGGAAAAATTCACGCCGCCGCTGCTCATCATCGTCGGCGACGAGGACGACTGGTGCCTCGATCCCAGCATCTTCCTGAAGCGCACGGTGCCGACGGCGGGCTTGCTGGTGCTGCCGCGCGCGGGTCACACGATCACTAGCGAGGAGCCCGCGGCTTTCAATGCCGCACTGGCGGAGCTTTTCCCGGCGGCCGAAAGCGGTCGCTGGATGTCACACCGGCCGGCGGTCTGATCCGATGGCAGCGCCCGGCGATATCAGCATCGATATTGCAGACGGCATCGCAACGCTGCGGCTCGCCAATTCTGCGCGTCGCAATGCGATCTCCACGGTCATGTGGAACAAGATCGCCGCCTTCGCACAGGAGGTGGCGACGCGCGGGGATGTCCGCGTCGTCATCATCCGCGGCGAGGGCGAGGACATGTTCTCGGCCGGCGCCGACATCTCCGATTTCGCGACGGCGCGGTCAGGCGAGGGCAATGCAAGGGCTTACGACGACCTCGTCGAAAACACCTGCCGCGCCATCGAGGCGATCCCGCAGCCG
It contains:
- a CDS encoding ABC transporter ATP-binding protein, producing the protein MTGASAPIEIAGLRKVFRQTTTGETIVAIDQLTLRIAPGELVAIVGKTGCGKSTLFDLLIGLEHPTSGSITIGAKMPYDDFNDFRGKIATIFQQDRLFPWRSAIDNVKLPLELIGIADDVQQERAMFWLNRLGLANFANAYPRELSGGMRQRVAIARAFAVQPEILLADESFSALDEVTANDLRQTFIDLAREFRSTAILITHQLEEAMSVGDRIVVFGKSAALLADIRMKDWDRSDHATLRSAIQNTLQMNAPDERLKR
- a CDS encoding ABC transporter permease; translated protein: MPPDEARTPTPFEEPRRKSMMPSLPRETIISIMLFAAVWQGMSYLAPSLGIPAFAIPGLGRIGESLMKITPIDVAVTLGRVLLALFVSFIIGIFVAVLMYLSDSVERYLRPMVRILMAVPVVSWILFAVLWFKGVEFRIIFVLVVVCAPVFTVDALDNMREVSRDLKQMIRSFRPTPFQFFYKLMLPAITPGILTSWKITLSLAIRVVTIAELVGAVTGIGHRLSVAQELFSVADVFAWTLVLVVLLFLLEALIVQFETRVLRWRA
- a CDS encoding ABC transporter substrate-binding protein, with the translated sequence MTGLSRRAFALGTAATLLGTTQITISSAQALPKIRVGSLTLPVFAPIIVNIMKAQKFDTKNGFEAEVQTYPSFSAYYAGLATGEIDTLIGGPTYFQKLRLEGVPLRIVATGATLADLVIISKDPAVKSLADLKGKQLAADMGSGQFQILSIYAKSKGIDLTKDMTLVNANFAVARAQLAAARVDAAMIIEPIATMMMKEDAGLKIIFNANDAWKEMAGVTGWELVYAMREDSIKKNANAPKQFVAALADVTKYLQTDPDGADKIAVETVKLPPGILKEAVHAKRWVFDAKPAWDPAEKKSIWDTFERAVAAGFHPKLPDDAIIYAP
- a CDS encoding alpha/beta fold hydrolase, which encodes MPHLTTPDGTKLYYEEVGTGSPVIFVHEYAGDYRTWEPQLRYFSRSYRCVTYSQRGYPPSDVPTDPAKYGQDIARNDVIALMDGLGIDKAHVVGHSMGASTALHVGIHFPDRCLSVTAASCGYGSSPDPAFVEQGRAASRETAKMFETVDWPEAAARYADGATRQTHKNKDPRGFAEFARMLADHSPIGHALTMRELQAKRPMLWEMKPQLEKFTPPLLIIVGDEDDWCLDPSIFLKRTVPTAGLLVLPRAGHTITSEEPAAFNAALAELFPAAESGRWMSHRPAV